The genome window CTATCTGCTTTGCAAGTAAAAGCCTCTTGTTAATTAAATCAAGAAGTTCTGTATCGATTTCATCTATGGAAGCCCTTATTGAATCAATATCAGAATCTGTTTTTATTGTTTCAGGATTCGCCATAATAGAACCTAGCTCACTTTTCCATTATACTTTCATCTATCTTATGACCAAAGTGCCTGCCGCATTCCTCAACAGCCACCAGAACCTTATCGCCAGGCAATAGGTTTACGACCGACACCGGCTTGCCCTCTGGATCGGTCAGCCGGATTGTTTCCGCATTTTGAAGGATGGTTGTTATCTTCAAGTCGCCGACAACCGCCTTGATCAGCATTAAAGGACGTTTTTCAATCTTTAAGCGCCCCACAGTACCGACAGATGTGTTTCCCTGAAAATCAACGATTAGTACATGGTCTCCTGCTGAAAGCTCTGAAAGGTATCTGGTTTTTCCGCCAGGAACCCTTGTGTATGCATGAACCGGTCCGGCATTTATTCTGAACGGCCTTGGAGCAACATAAGGGTTGGAAACAGTTTCAGCATGAACAAGGAATAAGGCGCTGCTGCTGTTGCCGACCAGGATCCCCTGGCCTGAAGTCATTGATGTGCATGTATCCACACATACCCTGTCCCCCATTCCAACAGGAGTTATTTCAACGATCTCGGCCTCCTCAAGAACTGTTTTATCCTCAACCGCTTTAATCAGTGAAAGAGCTTTTTTCAGCTCGATTATGTTGTCGGCATGAAACAGTATGTGGTTTACCCCTTTTTCCAGAATGCCAAGCGCTGTCTGTGCCTCTTTAAAATTATGAACCTGCGCTATTACATCAGCCCCCTGTGCTATCAGATTTTCAAGAGGAATCACCGTCCAGTCGCTGCACTGAAGAATAACCTTTTTATTCTGAGAGAGCTTAACAATCTCTTCTTCGTCCTTTCCGCTTTTTATTGTAAAAAAGACCACATCATTACCAAGCTTTAAGTCGCCGTCTTCTGAGATTGTTTGTATTACGCCAAGCTCCTTGACCTTTTTGCTATATCCCTTTGGAACCATTATGCCGTCCGCCCCGCCTTCAAGAGCGGTTGTTACCATTTTCTTGTTCCATGGGTCCACCTTTACCCAGATTTTTTTCATTGCATATATCCTTATTCCAAAATTTTCAGAGCTTCTTCCACGCTGATGCCGTCATTAACAATACCTGAAATAGCCCTTACCATTCGATCTGGATGTTTGTGTTGAAATACGTTGCGGCCTATGGAAACACCGCCGCCGCCCGCATCAATTGAACCCTTTACCATTTCCAGTATATCCCTGTCTGAATCCATTTTGGCGCCGCCTGCAATTACCACAGGAACCGAACAGCCCGCAACAACCTCTTTAAACGTCTCTACAGAGCCCGTGTATGAAACCTTAACAATGTCCGCTCCCATTTCATACCCAAGACGCGCCGCATGTTTTATTACCTTAACATCATATTCATCCTTGATTTTCTCGCCCCGTGGATAGATCATGGCAAGAAGCGGCATACCCCATGTGCGAGCTTCATAACTCACCCTGCCAAAATCATTTAACATTTCTTTTTCACCGCCATCCCCGATATTTACGTGTATGGATACTGCATCCGCGCCAAGCTTTACAGCCTCTTCAACCGAACAAACCAGAGTTTTGGCATTCGGATAGGGGGAAAGGTTGGTTGATCCAGACAGATGCAAGATCAAACCTATATCTTCGCCCTTTTCGCGATGGCCTTCGCTTACAAGGCCTTTATGTATAACGGTGGCATTTGCTCCGCCTTCAGCCACTTTTTGTATTATACTCTTCATGTCCTGCAAGCCGTCAATAGGCCCGACTGAAATGCCGTGGTCCATTGGAACAATTACTGTTTTGCCTGTATTACGGTTAATTATACGTTCCAGCCGAATACGTTTGCCTAAAATAGTCATAACCTACCCCCCTTTTTTTTTTTGCAAAAAAGGCCATGAAGCATTTTATTCCCCACGGCCTTTTAAAATAAAAAAAGCCGCGGGTTTTAAGGTCTGCCCACGGCTTTTTGCGTTTAAATAATTTTTTAAATATCCTCAACGCACCTCAGGCAACCCGGTATTATAAAAATAATACCGATAAAAACTAAAATATTTGCCTGAAAATTTATGCATTATTTAGCTGCCTCTTTTAAGTTTCTTAATTCTTTTATACTATTATTATTTTTTGTCAAGAGTTTTTTAACATCCACAGATGCAATCTCCAGGGCCGTGCGGTCCATCCCCAGCGTCGCCACCATTTGGGCCATAAGGACCATCGCAGTCATCGAGTGCTAATATCATACTGGAATCATGCCTGGTGAAAGGCAGGCATGAGCCATCTCTTAGCTTGTCCTGGTCGCCTTTTCCCTTATCATCGTCATACCCAGCAATTATAATACTGGAATCATGACTGATGAAATTCTGGCAATCGCCATCTTGATCTCCTCGCGGTCCCATCGGTGGCACTTCTGGCGGACCAATGTGGTCAAATGCTAACACAATACCAATGCCGCCAACAAATACAAAAGATAGTGCAAGACAAATAATCATAACTTTCTTCAACATAATAATATCTCCTTTAATTATACGTTATTTTGTTTATCCAAATCTATAAGCCGCTTTTGTCACTTTGGTCTTTTTCTCACCCCCTTTTTGGTTGAGTTTTGTATGGAACAAGAAAACAAAAAAGGCCGGTCAAGAAGCAAGTGTTGCTTTTGCTTCCCAACCGGCCTTCTGTGGTGCGCGTGTTGGTTGCTTATCTATATGTTACCCTGATTGAGTCAATCTCAATTAGGGGTGGGAATTAGGTATCAATCGAGGTGTTTCTTTTCTGATTGTATCTTAATAGAGATTTCCTTTATACGAATTGTCCTTAAATCAGGTTTGTTCTCGTGCTCTACCGTAACCCATAAGCCATGCTGATGGCACAGGGATTGTATTTCTTCTGAGAGTTTAAGAGCTTGGTCTTTGGTCATCACAACTATTTCCCACCTATGGTTTTGTATGCTTTGTAACGTATGCGCGGCAACTCATTAACGTCGGCCCCCGCCGCCGCCAGGCCTACCTGGGCCGCCGCCGATTGGATCAACGCCTCCGCCACCTGGGGCAAGTATGCTGCCGGTCGGGTTAATGCTGCCACCGGTTGGACCAATAACTCCGCCACCGGTCGGGCCAAGAACGTTGCTGCTTGTGCCGGCGCTGCCGCTGGTTGGGCCAATGTTGCCGACTGAGCCCCCTTTTACTGCCGATGTTTCAGCGCCGCCTATCGTGGGGCCACCTGAGGAACCAAACATTTCAGGGCCCCCTCCGGAGATGATTGAAAAAGAGTAGCTTATGGCAAGGCTGTCGGCCGATGAGGCATCCCTGGCATGGGATATAAACGAATCTCTCATCGTCTTAATATCTTTTGCGATATAACCATGCTCCAGGGCCTGGCCCACGGCGTTGGTGGCTGCCATCGTGGAAGCCCCAAGACGCACCATGTCCCTTGCCGCCCCGAAGGCCTCTGCGGCAAGCTCAACCGCTTCTGCATTTGTCATCCTTTGTGCCCTTAGACGCAGCTTGTATGCTATGTTGCGCACATCATTATCGGCCAGGCCCGCTGCAAGACACTGGGCTATGGTATTCCGTATATGGTTTCTGTCGTTCTTATCTTCTGTGAACCCCTTGGCGTGTACGTCCGCGTATTGGTAGCGGTTGCGCACCTTATTCATCGCCTGTAGGATTTTTTCTGCTTGTACACCTTTGGCCATTCCCTCGTATGCCTTTTCCATGATAGGTTCAACAGGTAGTCCTTCCTCCTTTGCCTTCCCTATCATCAGTTGGGCTTTCAATGCAAACTCCTCGCCGAAGCGGCTCCTAAGACTGTTTTGGAGCATCATTATGCCCTCTTTGCTGTGGATACGAGATTGTATAGTCGACTTATGTTGCTGTTGCTCGGCGGGCATATTGTGCAGACCTTCATCCGCTTCTTCCGCGAATGCCGCAGGGACACACAAAAAGGCAGCCAATGTTATTGCAAATATTCTTTTCACATTTTTTCCTTTGTTCTGTCAGCGTCTTTTAACTACTATAACGCATGACAAATAAAAAGGTTACATGCTCGGAACATATATGCAGTTCTCCGAGCCCAAATCGTCATTTTCCTTAAAGGCGCACAACGGAACATAGACAACTCCGTCCACGATATAGAAGTAACTGAACTCGACATCTTTGGGAACCGTGACATCCCATGTCTCATCACCATTTTCCTTTGCCATGACAGGCTCGAACCCATTGAGGGAGGACACAAAGTATACGACCCGGGCATCATTTTTTTTGAGGCAGATGCGTACAGTGTTCTCTTCAACCGTGTAGTAGTGGCGGCTTGCACAACCTATAGGTAAAAGCAGGACAGTAATTACCAGCAAAACATATTTTTTCATGATTATCCGTTATACATCCACCAAGAGGATTGAATTTTCACCACCAAAATCATCCTGTTCTCGGATCATTATGGTTGGGTCGGCAAACCTCTGATGGCCGTCAAGAATATAGGTAAACCGGTGTTCCCCCTTTGCGATATTGAATGTGACTTCCCAATACCCGCTGGAGCCGGTGTTTTTCATAGGAATTGTTCTCCAATCCGTGAAGCTTCCGGTAATTTCCACCCGGCTAACATCCGGCTGGTAAATGACAAACCTGTACGGTATAGAAGTGCTCACTTCAGGCGACTTTAAAAAAAATACAAAGAAAATGACCATGGCTGCCGCCATTGCCGGAGCAAGAATAAGCGCAGGGCGTAATATGGAATAGACGACATTTTTACTCGGCTTGAACTCGACTGTCGGGACACGGTGTACAACTTCCGAGCACACAAGCTTTTCCTGGTGCAAAAGCTCAATCGATTGGTCCTTAAAGGCCTCATCTGTATGCACGCTTTCCACGAAGCGAATCTTGTCATCAATGTCTAATTCCTCATCTATGAACATGCTGATCATGTGGTCCATCATTCATCTCCTGCCTGTAGGATCTTTTTGAGCTTAAGACGAGCACGGTGCACCTTTACCTTGACGTTCGCCTCGCTTATGCCGGAAATTGAAGCAATTTCCCGATAGGAGAGGTCGCTACTGACAGCGAGGGCCAACATATCTCTTTCGTCTTTTTCAAGCCCCTGCATGGCCCCAAGTACCCGGCGATATTCCTCTCGTACCATGAAGGCTTGTTCCTGGTCATTTGAGCAGTCTTCCCTGTTGTTTTTAAGCTGGGTGGTGCGCCCCTGTTTCCGTGCATGGTCAAAAAACGCATTGCGCGCTATTTTATAAAGGAGC of Anaerolineae bacterium contains these proteins:
- a CDS encoding 3-dehydroquinate synthase II, whose translation is MKKIWVKVDPWNKKMVTTALEGGADGIMVPKGYSKKVKELGVIQTISEDGDLKLGNDVVFFTIKSGKDEEEIVKLSQNKKVILQCSDWTVIPLENLIAQGADVIAQVHNFKEAQTALGILEKGVNHILFHADNIIELKKALSLIKAVEDKTVLEEAEIVEITPVGMGDRVCVDTCTSMTSGQGILVGNSSSALFLVHAETVSNPYVAPRPFRINAGPVHAYTRVPGGKTRYLSELSAGDHVLIVDFQGNTSVGTVGRLKIEKRPLMLIKAVVGDLKITTILQNAETIRLTDPEGKPVSVVNLLPGDKVLVAVEECGRHFGHKIDESIMEK
- a CDS encoding 2-amino-3,7-dideoxy-D-threo-hept-6-ulosonate synthase → MTILGKRIRLERIINRNTGKTVIVPMDHGISVGPIDGLQDMKSIIQKVAEGGANATVIHKGLVSEGHREKGEDIGLILHLSGSTNLSPYPNAKTLVCSVEEAVKLGADAVSIHVNIGDGGEKEMLNDFGRVSYEARTWGMPLLAMIYPRGEKIKDEYDVKVIKHAARLGYEMGADIVKVSYTGSVETFKEVVAGCSVPVVIAGGAKMDSDRDILEMVKGSIDAGGGGVSIGRNVFQHKHPDRMVRAISGIVNDGISVEEALKILE
- a CDS encoding glycogen-binding domain-containing protein, translating into MMDHMISMFIDEELDIDDKIRFVESVHTDEAFKDQSIELLHQEKLVCSEVVHRVPTVEFKPSKNVVYSILRPALILAPAMAAAMVIFFVFFLKSPEVSTSIPYRFVIYQPDVSRVEITGSFTDWRTIPMKNTGSSGYWEVTFNIAKGEHRFTYILDGHQRFADPTIMIREQDDFGGENSILLVDV
- a CDS encoding RNA polymerase sigma factor codes for the protein MAPGKPWSYFGGRLCFPCPLSMVIEYLQKLVTFLSVMRFKTYMEVYLEFYKEHKDKLFAYLMRLTGDYYLSSDIMQESFKRHLEHYGKQAGNVSLLYKIARNAFFDHARKQGRTTQLKNNREDCSNDQEQAFMVREEYRRVLGAMQGLEKDERDMLALAVSSDLSYREIASISGISEANVKVKVHRARLKLKKILQAGDE